One stretch of Nitratiruptor tergarcus DSM 16512 DNA includes these proteins:
- a CDS encoding NuoB/complex I 20 kDa subunit family protein, which produces MAQHQVNFASNAGLPVALTTVDKLVNWGRTNSLWVLTYGLACCAIEMMASGASRYDFDRFGVIFRASPRQSDVMIVAGTLTKKHAEFIRRLYDQMAEPKWVISMGSCANTGGMFNTYATVQGVDRVIPVDIYLPGCAPRPETLQYAVMLLQKKLRKRSIFQKQKPKRLV; this is translated from the coding sequence ATGGCACAGCATCAAGTAAATTTTGCTTCAAATGCGGGTTTACCCGTTGCACTCACAACTGTAGACAAATTAGTCAATTGGGGACGTACCAATTCTCTTTGGGTACTTACCTATGGACTTGCGTGCTGTGCTATCGAGATGATGGCAAGTGGTGCAAGCCGATACGATTTTGACCGATTTGGTGTAATCTTTCGGGCTAGTCCTCGCCAATCTGATGTTATGATTGTTGCTGGAACACTTACGAAAAAGCATGCTGAATTTATTCGTAGACTGTACGATCAAATGGCAGAGCCAAAATGGGTTATATCTATGGGTAGCTGTGCAAATACTGGTGGGATGTTTAATACTTATGCAACTGTACAAGGGGTAGATAGAGTAATCCCTGTAGATATCTATCTTCCTGGCTGTGCTCCAAGACCAGAAACGTTGCAGTACGCTGTAATGCTTTTACAAAAAAAATTGCGCAAGCGCTCTATTTTTCAAAAACAAAAACCTAAAAGGCTTGTATAA
- a CDS encoding NAD(P)H-quinone oxidoreductase subunit 3: MSHMDVAHPYFGAFLLFVITAIAFTATTAAARFVSRRLARLDTEKLKVAIYECGPEPDKQPNRISAQFYLIALLFILFDVEIIFMFPWAIDFKILGWFGFAEMILFILLLAIGFVYAWKKGALEWHSIK; encoded by the coding sequence ATGAGTCATATGGATGTGGCGCATCCCTATTTTGGTGCGTTTTTACTCTTTGTTATAACAGCTATAGCCTTTACGGCCACAACTGCAGCTGCGAGATTTGTCAGTAGAAGATTGGCACGTCTTGATACAGAAAAACTCAAAGTTGCAATATATGAGTGTGGTCCTGAGCCCGATAAGCAACCAAACAGAATCTCTGCGCAATTTTATCTCATTGCACTTCTTTTTATTCTGTTTGATGTTGAGATTATATTCATGTTTCCTTGGGCGATAGACTTTAAAATACTTGGTTGGTTTGGGTTTGCTGAGATGATACTCTTTATTTTGCTTTTGGCTATAGGTTTTGTATATGCATGGAAGAAAGGAGCTTTGGAATGGCACAGCATCAAGTAA